Proteins encoded together in one Halomicrobium urmianum window:
- a CDS encoding DUF211 domain-containing protein gives MLPVRRLVLDVLKPHEPPLPEFTTQISDAESVAGVSASLIEHDTEVQNVELTLTGESLTYESIEEQVEELGATVHSVDLVACGEAAADSRPPRDS, from the coding sequence ATGCTTCCCGTTCGACGCCTCGTACTCGACGTGCTGAAGCCGCACGAGCCGCCGCTCCCCGAGTTCACGACCCAGATCTCCGACGCGGAGAGCGTCGCCGGCGTCTCCGCATCGCTCATCGAGCACGACACGGAAGTCCAGAACGTGGAGCTGACGCTCACCGGGGAGTCGCTGACCTACGAGTCGATCGAGGAGCAAGTCGAGGAACTCGGCGCGACGGTCCACTCGGTCGACCTGGTGGCCTGCGGAGAGGCCGCCGCCGACTCCCGCCCGCCGCGGGATAGCTGA
- a CDS encoding universal stress protein — protein sequence MYDAILAPTDGSEHALRAAEHAAALAHAFDAELHVVTVVDLDAAAGPFSAGGLNEQEIQRLKDRRAEAIQAVESTIDATDDLHTEVVTGRPGRAILEYAGEHGVDLIAMGTRGQSGVRRAVAGSVAEHVVRRSKVPVITVRATDRSRVGDGYDDVLVPTDGSDHAATAAAHGVAIAEAFGARVHAVHVVDVGAAARTPSVSPPTSLLDQLRSVGEAATEDVAERAREAGLDAQTQVQEGLPSRGLLAYADEHDVDLIAMGSAGRTGLDRYLVGSTTERVIRRAETPVLSVTAGED from the coding sequence ATGTACGACGCGATCCTCGCACCGACTGACGGCAGCGAACACGCCCTCCGGGCGGCCGAACACGCGGCGGCGCTGGCCCACGCGTTCGACGCCGAACTGCACGTCGTCACCGTCGTCGACCTCGACGCGGCGGCCGGGCCGTTCAGTGCCGGCGGACTGAACGAGCAGGAGATCCAGCGACTGAAGGACAGACGGGCCGAGGCGATACAGGCCGTGGAATCGACGATCGACGCGACGGACGACCTGCACACGGAGGTCGTCACCGGCCGCCCCGGACGGGCCATCCTCGAGTACGCGGGCGAGCACGGCGTCGACCTGATCGCGATGGGCACGCGCGGTCAGTCGGGGGTGCGCCGCGCCGTCGCCGGCAGCGTCGCCGAGCACGTCGTCCGGCGGTCGAAGGTGCCGGTGATCACCGTCAGGGCGACCGACCGGAGCCGCGTCGGGGACGGCTACGACGACGTCCTCGTCCCGACGGACGGGAGCGACCACGCCGCGACAGCCGCGGCCCACGGCGTCGCTATCGCCGAGGCCTTCGGCGCCCGAGTCCACGCCGTCCACGTCGTCGACGTCGGCGCGGCGGCGAGGACGCCGAGCGTCTCACCGCCGACGTCGCTGCTCGACCAGCTGCGGTCCGTCGGCGAGGCGGCCACCGAGGACGTCGCCGAGCGTGCGCGGGAGGCGGGACTCGACGCGCAGACGCAGGTGCAGGAGGGGCTGCCGTCCCGCGGCCTCCTGGCGTACGCCGACGAGCACGACGTCGACCTGATCGCGATGGGATCGGCCGGTCGCACCGGCCTCGATCGGTACCTCGTCGGCAGCACGACCGAGCGAGTGATCAGGCGCGCCGAGACGCCGGTCCTCTCCGTGACGGCCGGCGAGGACTGA
- a CDS encoding universal stress protein, with the protein MYDRLLFPTDGSDVASDALEYALDVAATHDATLHVLNVADTTVDSVTNVRGEVVDALEEEGERIVAAVAERASDRNVSVVAEVLQGRPHETIVDYARTSGVDLVVMPTHGRSGIKRYLLGSVTERVVNTSNVPVLTVTPDDDARLTYPPRDVLVPTDGSPGADRAVAEAIALAKETSATLHLLHVMETASLGPDVRSAVKGGELEERGNEILHAAADRARDASVDDVATALASGRAYREILSYVRENDVDVVALGTHGETEFSRYVLGGVSAKLIRTSPVPVLLARQLESDGTNETP; encoded by the coding sequence ATGTACGATCGGCTCCTGTTCCCGACCGACGGGAGCGACGTCGCGTCCGACGCCCTCGAATACGCCCTCGACGTCGCCGCCACGCACGACGCGACCCTCCACGTGCTCAACGTCGCCGACACGACCGTCGATAGCGTCACGAACGTCCGCGGCGAGGTCGTCGACGCCCTCGAGGAGGAGGGCGAACGCATCGTCGCGGCGGTCGCGGAGCGGGCGAGCGACAGGAACGTGTCCGTCGTGGCCGAAGTCCTGCAGGGTCGTCCCCACGAGACAATCGTCGACTACGCCCGGACGAGCGGCGTCGACCTCGTCGTCATGCCGACGCACGGACGCAGCGGGATCAAGCGGTACCTCCTCGGCAGCGTCACCGAGCGCGTCGTCAACACGTCCAACGTCCCCGTCCTGACGGTCACTCCCGACGATGACGCCCGGCTGACGTATCCGCCGCGGGACGTCCTGGTCCCGACCGACGGAAGCCCGGGAGCAGACCGGGCCGTCGCCGAGGCGATCGCCCTCGCGAAGGAGACCAGCGCGACGCTGCACCTGCTCCACGTGATGGAGACGGCGAGCCTGGGGCCCGACGTCCGGTCGGCCGTGAAAGGCGGCGAACTGGAGGAGCGGGGGAACGAGATCCTCCACGCGGCGGCGGATCGGGCCCGCGACGCGTCGGTCGACGACGTCGCCACGGCGCTCGCGTCCGGACGGGCCTACCGGGAGATCCTCTCGTACGTCAGGGAGAACGACGTCGACGTCGTCGCGCTAGGCACCCACGGTGAGACGGAGTTCAGCCGGTACGTGCTGGGCGGCGTCAGCGCGAAGCTGATCCGGACCTCGCCCGTGCCGGTCCTGCTGGCTCGCCAGCTGGAATCGGACGGGACGAACGAGACGCCATAG
- a CDS encoding metal-dependent hydrolase translates to MMLPTHALVGMALALPYALAVPELGPVALVAGFLGGVLPDVDLYADHRRALHYPVYHSVLAAALVPAAVLVPSPAVAAAAFLALGAAAHGVADVFGGGLELRPWEGTSDRAVYDHYRDQWIAPRRWVRYDGAPEDLLLAAGVAAPSLVVLDGGYDLLVFAALFVAGVYTVVRRILPALATLAVERVLVPYVPSAIVASLPDRYFEETG, encoded by the coding sequence ATGATGCTCCCGACGCACGCCCTGGTCGGGATGGCCCTCGCCCTCCCGTACGCGCTCGCGGTGCCGGAGCTGGGCCCCGTGGCCCTCGTGGCGGGCTTCCTCGGCGGCGTGCTGCCCGACGTCGACCTGTACGCCGACCACCGCAGAGCCCTTCACTATCCGGTGTACCACTCGGTACTCGCCGCCGCGCTCGTTCCGGCAGCGGTGCTGGTCCCGTCGCCCGCGGTGGCAGCGGCGGCGTTCCTCGCGCTGGGAGCGGCCGCCCACGGCGTCGCTGACGTCTTCGGCGGGGGACTGGAGCTCCGACCCTGGGAGGGGACTTCAGACCGCGCGGTCTACGACCACTACCGAGACCAGTGGATCGCTCCCCGCCGGTGGGTCCGGTACGACGGGGCCCCCGAGGACCTGCTGCTCGCCGCCGGAGTGGCCGCGCCGTCGCTGGTCGTCCTCGACGGGGGATACGACCTGCTCGTGTTCGCCGCGCTGTTCGTCGCGGGCGTTTACACTGTAGTCCGTCGGATACTGCCCGCGCTCGCGACGCTCGCCGTCGAGCGCGTCCTCGTCCCCTACGTTCCGAGCGCCATCGTCGCCTCCCTGCCCGACCGCTACTTCGAGGAGACGGGGTGA
- a CDS encoding winged helix-turn-helix domain-containing protein, giving the protein MSQSQLRGVEAVRGRDDEQRSVTDEDEIGSVLEALEDADCRTILAGTSDAALSVTEITERFGIAKSTAYRKVEDLADNGLLEKRVRLDSAGHHVSTYACSVEGVTLSIDDETGVELSVSGAAAGTGEPSAGRLFHSRN; this is encoded by the coding sequence ATGAGCCAATCGCAGCTACGTGGGGTCGAGGCCGTTCGCGGACGCGACGACGAACAGCGGTCCGTGACCGACGAAGACGAGATCGGGAGCGTCCTCGAAGCGCTCGAAGACGCCGACTGCCGGACCATCCTCGCGGGGACCAGCGACGCCGCGCTGTCCGTCACCGAGATCACCGAGCGGTTCGGAATCGCGAAGTCGACCGCCTACCGCAAGGTCGAGGACCTCGCCGACAACGGACTCCTCGAGAAGCGGGTGCGGCTCGACTCCGCCGGCCACCACGTCAGCACGTACGCCTGCAGCGTCGAGGGCGTGACGCTGTCCATCGACGACGAGACCGGCGTCGAGCTCAGCGTGAGCGGCGCCGCGGCAGGCACCGGAGAGCCGAGCGCCGGTCGCCTGTTCCATAGTAGAAATTGA
- a CDS encoding helix-turn-helix domain-containing protein — protein MTAGIRVTVTFPTPPDCPVAELSADAGTVISDVSTSVARAGSTDARSEFLVDAEAVPDDYEHDPVFAYADRHLYRVTHDADCPCARLGEYETPVHRYFVTDGALELVFHAADFERLQTIVGELRERYPDVDIQRLVRTSTEGSARDPVFVDRGKLTDRQLEVLRTAYEMGYFERPRGANATEVADELDVTPSTVTEHLLAAQSKLFRDVLEREP, from the coding sequence ATGACCGCCGGGATCCGCGTCACCGTCACCTTCCCGACGCCGCCCGACTGTCCCGTCGCGGAACTGTCGGCGGACGCCGGCACCGTCATCAGCGACGTCTCGACGAGCGTCGCGCGCGCGGGCTCGACGGACGCCCGCTCCGAGTTTCTCGTGGACGCCGAGGCGGTTCCGGACGACTACGAGCACGACCCCGTCTTCGCGTACGCCGACCGTCACCTCTATCGCGTCACGCACGACGCGGACTGCCCCTGCGCCCGCCTCGGCGAGTACGAGACGCCCGTTCACCGCTACTTCGTCACCGACGGCGCGCTCGAGCTCGTCTTTCACGCGGCCGACTTCGAGCGCCTCCAGACCATCGTCGGCGAGCTCAGGGAGCGCTACCCGGATGTCGACATCCAGCGGCTCGTCCGCACGTCCACGGAGGGCTCCGCTCGCGATCCCGTGTTCGTCGACCGCGGGAAGCTCACCGACCGTCAGCTGGAGGTCCTCCGGACGGCCTACGAGATGGGGTACTTCGAGCGCCCCCGGGGAGCCAACGCCACCGAGGTCGCTGACGAACTCGACGTCACGCCCTCGACCGTCACGGAACACCTCCTCGCGGCGCAGTCGAAGCTCTTCCGGGACGTCCTCGAACGGGAGCCCTGA
- a CDS encoding pyridoxamine 5'-phosphate oxidase family protein produces MGLEQETEMSSEETNALLGRHETGVLALARDDDPYAIPISYGYDADERRFYMRLVATPDSEKSMFLSGSPDVRLVVYEEEGRTYRSAVVTGVLESVARDEITPEHVAQYGEAKRPLFEIWGASRSDLDIQLHVLRPTTISGRRIVLEPDD; encoded by the coding sequence ATGGGTCTGGAGCAAGAGACGGAGATGTCGAGCGAGGAGACGAACGCACTCCTCGGTCGCCACGAGACCGGTGTGCTGGCGCTCGCGCGCGACGACGACCCGTACGCGATTCCGATCTCCTACGGCTACGACGCCGACGAGCGACGCTTCTACATGCGGCTCGTGGCCACGCCGGACAGCGAGAAGAGCATGTTCCTCTCTGGATCGCCGGACGTGCGGCTCGTCGTCTACGAGGAGGAGGGACGCACGTACCGGAGCGCCGTCGTCACCGGGGTCCTCGAGTCGGTCGCCCGCGACGAGATAACGCCCGAGCACGTCGCACAGTACGGCGAGGCGAAGCGCCCGCTGTTCGAGATCTGGGGAGCGTCCAGGAGCGACCTCGACATCCAGCTCCACGTGCTCCGGCCGACGACGATCAGCGGCCGGCGCATCGTGCTGGAGCCCGACGACTGA
- a CDS encoding DUF7560 family zinc ribbon protein, which translates to MSASEDYVFVCPECEESMEVNASMRDALMENGCVICGSPVSAAAFTGGRGECPGA; encoded by the coding sequence ATGAGCGCCAGTGAGGACTACGTCTTCGTGTGCCCCGAGTGCGAGGAATCGATGGAGGTCAATGCCTCGATGCGGGACGCGCTCATGGAGAACGGTTGCGTCATCTGCGGGTCGCCCGTGTCGGCTGCTGCGTTTACGGGCGGTCGAGGCGAATGCCCCGGGGCCTGA
- a CDS encoding nicotinate phosphoribosyltransferase, translated as MVEPRFGYLSPATLGLFTDRYELTMMRGYREANHAPEATFSLFFRKLPPNRGYVIAAGLEQAVAYLGDVTFDERALAHLRERGFPEPFLEYLADFEFTGDVRAVPEGTAVFPNEPLVEVTAPIDQAQLFETLLINQIGFQSLVATKAARMRDVVRRAGDDQALVDFGTRRAHGTDAGIKAARAAYVGGADGTSNEVAGELFGLPVVGTMAHSWVQSFPSERAAFEAFVDVYGEDAVLLIDTYDTVAGAQTAVDVAREAGVDVRGVRLDSGDLVALSRAVRERLPEGMEIVVSSGVDEYFLRDFFADGGVADGFGPGTALTTSRDAPTLNPVYKLVAVESDGEMGPTTKLSAGKATYPGAKSVRRFVADGTVQRDVLARADEDVGGRELLVDVARDGDVVYECPTLDESRERTLETLEKLPAPVRAIEDPAEYPVEVSDGLAETTERLQSELRERAGGTDYSRN; from the coding sequence ATGGTCGAACCCCGCTTCGGGTACCTGTCACCGGCGACGCTCGGGCTGTTCACCGATCGGTACGAGCTGACGATGATGCGGGGCTATCGAGAGGCGAATCACGCGCCGGAGGCGACGTTCTCGCTGTTCTTCAGGAAGCTGCCGCCGAACCGGGGGTACGTCATCGCCGCCGGCCTGGAGCAGGCCGTCGCCTACCTCGGGGACGTCACGTTCGACGAACGGGCGTTGGCCCACCTCCGCGAGCGGGGCTTCCCCGAGCCGTTCCTCGAGTACCTCGCGGACTTCGAGTTCACCGGGGACGTCCGCGCCGTGCCCGAGGGGACCGCCGTCTTCCCGAACGAGCCGCTCGTCGAGGTGACCGCACCGATCGATCAGGCGCAGCTGTTCGAGACGCTGCTGATCAACCAGATCGGCTTCCAGAGCCTCGTCGCGACGAAGGCCGCCCGGATGCGGGACGTCGTCCGCCGAGCGGGCGACGACCAAGCGCTCGTCGACTTCGGCACACGACGCGCCCACGGGACCGACGCCGGGATCAAAGCGGCCCGCGCTGCGTACGTCGGCGGCGCGGACGGCACCTCGAACGAAGTCGCCGGCGAGCTGTTCGGCCTGCCGGTGGTCGGGACGATGGCCCACTCGTGGGTCCAGAGCTTCCCGAGCGAGCGGGCGGCCTTCGAGGCGTTCGTCGACGTGTACGGCGAGGACGCCGTGCTCCTGATCGACACCTACGACACGGTCGCCGGCGCGCAGACGGCCGTCGACGTGGCCCGGGAGGCGGGCGTCGACGTCCGCGGCGTCCGTCTCGACTCTGGGGACCTCGTGGCGCTGTCGCGGGCGGTCCGCGAGAGACTCCCCGAGGGGATGGAGATCGTCGTCTCCTCGGGCGTCGACGAGTACTTCCTGCGGGACTTCTTCGCCGACGGCGGCGTCGCGGACGGGTTCGGTCCGGGTACGGCACTGACGACGAGCAGGGACGCTCCGACGCTGAACCCCGTGTACAAACTCGTGGCCGTCGAGTCGGACGGCGAGATGGGGCCCACGACGAAGCTCTCGGCGGGCAAGGCGACGTATCCCGGCGCGAAGAGCGTCCGCCGGTTCGTGGCCGACGGGACCGTCCAGCGTGACGTCCTGGCCCGCGCCGACGAGGACGTCGGTGGCCGGGAATTGCTGGTCGACGTCGCCCGGGACGGCGACGTCGTCTACGAGTGTCCGACGCTGGACGAGAGCAGGGAGCGAACGCTCGAGACGCTCGAGAAGCTACCGGCGCCGGTCCGGGCCATCGAGGACCCCGCCGAGTATCCCGTCGAGGTCAGCGACGGACTCGCCGAGACGACCGAGCGGTTGCAGTCAGAGCTGCGCGAAAGAGCCGGTGGAACAGACTACAGCAGAAATTGA
- a CDS encoding Hsp20/alpha crystallin family protein, with protein sequence MSGRNDPFETIEQMFEQMSRQFGDAAETWGGGAGFGEMGLGKMGVDLADRGDEFVVTVDVPGFEEDEIDLRLTDDTLQIAATHERATEEREETYLRSERQHRSLRDRVQLPEPVAEDETEATLRNGVLTVRLPKAEPTEAGGRQIDID encoded by the coding sequence ATGTCCGGACGCAACGACCCATTCGAAACGATAGAGCAGATGTTCGAGCAGATGAGCCGCCAGTTCGGGGACGCCGCCGAAACGTGGGGAGGAGGCGCCGGGTTCGGCGAGATGGGACTCGGGAAGATGGGCGTCGACCTCGCGGACCGCGGCGACGAGTTCGTCGTGACAGTCGACGTCCCCGGCTTCGAGGAGGACGAGATCGACCTCCGGCTCACGGACGACACGCTTCAGATCGCTGCGACGCACGAGCGAGCGACCGAGGAACGAGAGGAAACGTACCTCCGCAGCGAACGCCAGCACCGCTCGCTGCGGGACCGCGTTCAGTTGCCGGAGCCGGTCGCGGAAGACGAAACCGAAGCGACCCTCAGGAACGGCGTCCTGACGGTTCGCCTCCCGAAGGCCGAACCGACGGAGGCGGGCGGCCGTCAGATCGACATCGACTGA
- a CDS encoding DUF5789 family protein, translating into MADDRSGRDKKGLDADRRQREREIRTELERWDETEPPIAEPEIEDLDAELESVEFPATGAEVVAAVGDREIAGPDGSHAVSELVANTDSQTFDAPRRVRVRVRRPRIAGAMRQVLEASEGLNNTEIGESQREAYEKTFRALKAIEEDDEDEGIRVAADWIVEQIRDEEKLPSSRAVRRRAAKFCRANGYEVRSDEWLGI; encoded by the coding sequence ATGGCAGACGACAGGAGCGGTCGAGACAAGAAGGGACTCGACGCCGATCGACGACAGCGAGAGCGCGAGATCCGCACTGAACTGGAGCGGTGGGACGAGACGGAACCGCCGATAGCGGAGCCCGAGATCGAGGACCTCGATGCGGAACTCGAATCCGTCGAGTTCCCGGCGACGGGGGCGGAGGTCGTCGCGGCGGTCGGCGACCGCGAGATAGCGGGGCCCGACGGTTCGCACGCGGTTTCGGAACTGGTCGCGAACACGGACAGCCAGACGTTCGACGCCCCCCGGCGCGTCCGGGTGCGGGTACGCCGGCCGAGGATCGCCGGGGCCATGAGGCAGGTGCTGGAAGCGAGCGAGGGGCTCAACAATACGGAGATCGGCGAGTCGCAGCGCGAGGCCTACGAGAAGACCTTCCGGGCACTCAAAGCGATCGAGGAGGACGACGAGGACGAGGGGATCCGGGTCGCCGCCGACTGGATCGTCGAACAGATCCGCGACGAGGAGAAACTCCCGTCGTCCCGGGCAGTGCGCCGACGCGCGGCGAAGTTCTGCCGCGCCAACGGCTACGAGGTTCGGAGCGACGAGTGGCTCGGGATCTAG
- a CDS encoding universal stress protein — MFTDVLVPTDGSDCADRAVGYAEDIASRYGATVHVLSVADSRILQHGPHSDQVRAECAEITDAVRADITADVPVQDVVRTDIPHEAILSYADDEGIDLIVMGTHGRTGVQRYLLGSVTEKVVRLSDVPVLTVRSTDSDDVSYPYSDVLVPTDGSDGAAAAIDPAVDVAGAYDARLHALSVVDTEPVGFEVQTDPPYHTPEERADTAVEAVAESAEAADLRSVETAVVYGVPYREIQSYVRENDVDLVVMGTRGRTGVERYLLGSVAEKTVRTSDVPVMTIRAGDADGETPTE, encoded by the coding sequence ATGTTCACGGACGTCCTGGTCCCGACGGACGGGAGCGACTGTGCGGACCGCGCGGTCGGGTACGCCGAGGACATCGCGTCGCGCTACGGGGCGACCGTTCACGTGCTCTCCGTCGCCGACTCCCGGATACTCCAGCACGGACCGCACTCCGATCAGGTGCGCGCGGAGTGTGCGGAGATTACCGACGCGGTGCGAGCGGACATCACCGCCGACGTCCCCGTACAGGACGTCGTCCGCACCGACATCCCGCACGAGGCAATCCTCTCGTACGCCGACGACGAGGGGATCGACCTGATCGTGATGGGGACCCACGGGCGAACCGGCGTCCAGCGGTATCTCCTCGGCAGCGTCACCGAGAAGGTGGTTCGCCTGTCGGACGTCCCCGTGCTGACGGTCCGGTCGACCGACTCCGACGATGTCTCCTACCCCTACTCGGACGTCTTGGTCCCGACGGACGGGAGCGACGGCGCTGCAGCGGCGATCGACCCCGCGGTCGACGTCGCCGGCGCCTACGACGCCCGCCTCCACGCGCTCTCCGTCGTCGACACCGAACCGGTGGGATTCGAGGTCCAGACCGACCCGCCCTATCACACTCCGGAGGAGCGCGCCGATACGGCCGTCGAGGCCGTGGCGGAGTCGGCCGAAGCCGCCGACCTCCGGAGCGTCGAGACGGCGGTCGTGTACGGGGTGCCCTACCGGGAGATCCAGTCCTACGTCCGTGAGAACGACGTCGACCTCGTCGTGATGGGGACCCGCGGCCGGACGGGCGTCGAGCGGTACCTCCTCGGCAGCGTCGCCGAGAAGACGGTGCGAACGTCCGACGTCCCCGTCATGACGATCCGTGCGGGCGACGCCGATGGGGAAACGCCAACCGAGTGA
- a CDS encoding NAD(P)/FAD-dependent oxidoreductase: protein MTEEIRDLVVAGSGVSGLSAAVYAARADLDPLVLEGDEPGGQLTLTTDVENYLGFPEGVGGMELIQRGKEQAEQFGAQFQHGSIESADLNGQPLELSLSTGETLRTRALIVATGASARWVGADGEDELMGYGLSTCATCDGAFHRGDDVLVVGGGDSAMEEALFLAKFADSVTVVHRRDELRASEIMADRARDHEDVEFAWNTELVAIDGSQEDGVTGATLVSHPEGHPAEKYEAGEGSNEDREDLEVEEVDVGGVFYAIGHEPNTDFLRDTPVDLDDDGYVRTTDAGEAWATTATAADGVFAAGDVMDREYQQAVTAAGMGSMAALDVEEWLESADAVAADSAEPIAAEADD from the coding sequence ATGACTGAGGAGATACGAGACCTCGTCGTCGCCGGCTCCGGAGTCTCCGGTCTCTCGGCGGCCGTCTACGCGGCACGGGCCGACCTCGATCCGCTCGTGCTCGAGGGCGACGAGCCGGGCGGCCAGCTGACGCTCACGACCGACGTCGAGAACTACCTCGGGTTCCCCGAGGGCGTCGGCGGCATGGAGCTGATCCAGCGCGGGAAGGAGCAGGCCGAACAGTTCGGCGCTCAGTTCCAGCACGGCAGCATCGAGTCCGCCGACCTGAACGGCCAGCCGCTCGAACTGTCGCTCTCGACCGGCGAGACGCTCCGGACCCGCGCGCTGATCGTCGCGACGGGCGCCAGCGCCCGCTGGGTCGGCGCCGACGGAGAGGACGAGCTGATGGGCTACGGCCTCTCGACGTGTGCGACCTGCGACGGCGCGTTCCACCGCGGCGACGACGTGCTCGTCGTCGGCGGCGGCGACAGCGCGATGGAAGAGGCACTCTTCCTCGCGAAGTTCGCCGACTCCGTGACGGTCGTCCACCGCCGCGACGAGCTCCGGGCCTCGGAGATCATGGCCGACCGCGCCCGCGACCACGAGGACGTCGAGTTCGCCTGGAACACGGAGCTCGTGGCGATCGACGGGTCCCAGGAGGACGGCGTGACCGGCGCGACGCTCGTCTCGCACCCGGAGGGCCATCCAGCCGAGAAGTACGAGGCCGGTGAGGGCTCGAACGAGGACCGCGAGGACCTCGAGGTAGAGGAGGTCGACGTCGGCGGCGTGTTCTACGCCATCGGCCACGAGCCCAACACCGACTTCCTCCGTGACACGCCCGTCGACCTCGACGACGACGGGTACGTCCGGACCACCGACGCCGGAGAGGCGTGGGCGACGACGGCGACGGCCGCCGACGGCGTCTTCGCGGCCGGTGACGTGATGGACCGCGAGTACCAGCAGGCGGTCACCGCTGCCGGCATGGGTAGCATGGCCGCTCTGGACGTCGAGGAGTGGCTCGAATCGGCCGACGCGGTTGCTGCCGACAGCGCCGAGCCGATCGCTGCGGAGGCCGACGACTGA
- the trxA gene encoding thioredoxin — MTVDTAAEESTDTPTEPVHVDGESDLDEIVGDDGVVLADFYADWCGPCQMLEPVVERLATETDATVAKVDVDANQQLAGSYGVRGVPTLILFADGEQVEEVVGVQGEEQLRALIGKYTE; from the coding sequence ATGACAGTCGACACCGCTGCTGAGGAAAGTACCGATACGCCCACCGAGCCGGTCCACGTCGACGGCGAGTCCGACCTCGACGAGATCGTCGGGGACGACGGCGTCGTCCTCGCGGACTTCTACGCCGACTGGTGTGGGCCGTGCCAGATGCTCGAACCCGTCGTCGAGCGACTCGCAACCGAGACCGACGCGACCGTCGCGAAGGTCGACGTCGACGCGAACCAGCAGCTCGCCGGGTCGTACGGCGTTCGGGGCGTCCCGACCCTGATCCTGTTCGCCGACGGCGAGCAGGTCGAGGAGGTCGTCGGTGTGCAGGGCGAAGAGCAACTGCGCGCCCTGATCGGGAAGTACACCGAGTAA